A region from the Hirundo rustica isolate bHirRus1 chromosome 20, bHirRus1.pri.v3, whole genome shotgun sequence genome encodes:
- the GLE1 gene encoding mRNA export factor GLE1 yields the protein MESWELRFDTLEALRLSSKGRLSYCSRWQEDEAALEGCVAPVELSSYCGWVLDSLGGQLAQEITPSGTSTPQQSTPLPKRASAEKIPPGSHRSSSPPSSTEPSETKENDHLSLLEINQEVVPAVLSSKVAKVEGCIRMYEEMHRLKAKERLRQRQEEQEQMVRAAYAQASEQLKRFDELRELKRHQEFQELQEVMEKSSKEAQGQQEKLKEEHRHRAKILNLKLREAEQQRQRQEELERLRKEEGQERLRRLYSIQEELLQLNQQIDPNYRHKDLPRIDLSAYSNRGNQICGLVSGLIRTTSERGFPTQADVASTERALQEMRGLISSMQQEITAALEEKKRKDEEEKKQKQKELEKKEQMKSQTPAPAQQSGGKQQKEGLQIKTEESIMQWYQQLQDAAEQCVAAFSEIGNCKGNTEVKKIKTNLQKAATIPVSQISSISGSKLREVFDKINNLLSGKPVQTEGQTVSVTQHPQGLEFVCYKLAEKFVKHGEGEVSFHHDSAFPIAVVLSGIWELHPRVGDIFLAHLHRKCPYSVPFYPARKEGTSMEEYQRMLGYEIHDSKVEEQDHFLKRMSGMIRLYAAIIQLRWPYGNKQGAHPHGLSYGWRWLAQMLNLEPLADVTAMLLLDFLEVCGNALMKQYGIQFWKTMFFIQKSYIPRIEAVTSSGQMGCLSRLKNFVQKCLQAEEIPLPKGILTPSFWRT from the exons ATGGAGTCGTGGGAGCTCCGCTTCGACACTCTGGAGGCCCTGCGCCTCTCCAGCAAGGGCCGGCTGAGCTACTGCAGCCGCTGGCAGGAGGATGAG GCTGCCTTGGAAGGATGTGTGGCTCCCGTTGAGCTCTCCTCTTACTGCGGCTGGGTGCTGGACAGCCTTGGTGGGCAGTTAGCCCAAGAAATCACACCCTCCGGGACTTCAACGCCCCAGCAATCCACTCCACTCCCGAAACGGGCATCTGCGGAGAAGATCCCGCCTGGCAGCCACCGCAGCTCCTCACCACCTTCATCTACAGAGCCCAGTGAGACCAAG GAAAATGATCATCTTAGTCTCCTGGAAATAAATCAAGAAGTTGTTCCAGCAGTTCTGTCATCTAAAGTTGCAAAAGTCGAAGGCTGCATCAGGATGTATGAAGAGATGCACAGGCTGAAAGCAAAG GAGAGGCTCAGACAgcggcaggaggagcaggagcagatggTGAGGGCAGCCTATGCCCAGGCCAGCGAGCAGCTGAAGCGCTTTGatgagctgagggagctgaagcGGCATCAGGAATTCCAAGAGTTGCAAGAAGTAATGGAGAAAAG CtcaaaggaggctcaggggcagcaagagaagctgaaggaagagcACCGACATAGAGCAAAG ATATTGAACCTGAAATTGCgtgaggcagagcagcagaggcagcgcCAGGAAGAGCTGGAACGTTTGCGCAAGGAAGAGGGCCAGGAGAGACTGCGTCGCCTTTATTCcatccaggaggagctgctgcagctgaaccaGCAGATTGATCCCAACTACAGGCACAAAGACTTGCCCAGAATTGATCTGTCTGCGTACAGCAATCGTGGCAACCAGATCTGTGGACTGGTGTCAGGGCTCATCCGCACCACGAGCGAG AGAGGGTTCCCCACTCAAGCAGATGTGGCCAGCACGGAGCGAGCCCTGCAGGAGATGCGAGGGTTGATATCCAGCATGCAGCAGGAAATCACTGCAgctctagaagaaaaaaagaggaaagatgaagaggaaaagaaacaaaagcagaaagagtTAGAGAAAAAAGAGCAGATGAAGAGTCAgactcctgctcctgcacagcagtcgggggggaagcagcagaaggaag gacttcaaattaaaacagaagaaagtatCATGCAGTGGTACCAGCAGCTTCAGGATGCTGCTGAGCAATGTGTTGCTGCTTTCAGTGAAATTGGGAACTGCAAAGGCAACACTGAG gtgaagaagataaaaacaaacTTGCAGAAAGCAGCTACAATCCCTGTAAGCCAGATCTCTAGCATATCAG GCTCTAAGCTGAGAGAGGTGTTTGACAAGATCAATAATCTGTTGTCTGGGAAGCCTGTGCAGACTGAAGGGCAAACGGTGTCCGTGACTCAGCATCCACAGGGGCTGGAGTTCGTTTGTTACAAACTGGCAGAGAAGTTTGTG AAACATGGGGAAGGAGAAGTATCTTTTCACCATGATTCAGCTTTCCCAATTGCTGTGGTGCTCTCAGGAATCTGGGAATTACACCCTCGAGTTGGAGACATCTTTTTGGCTCATCTGCACAGGAAGTGCCCATATTCTGTGCCATTTTACCCTGCTCGGAAAGAAGGGACTTCTATGGAAGAGTATCAGAG GATGCTTGGATATGAAATTCATGATTCTAAAGTGGAAGAACAAGATCATTTTCTCAAAAGGATGTCAGGAATGATTCGTCTTTATGCTGCCATCATTCAGCTCCGGTGGCCTTATGGAAACAAACAAGGG GCTCATCCTCACGGTCTGAGCTATGGATGGCGCTGGCTTGCACAGATGTTGAATCTGGAGCCTCTGGCAGACGTGACAGCTATGCTGCTTTTGGATTTCCTGGAA GTGTGTGGCAATGCTCTGATGAAGCAGTATGGGATTCAGTTCTGGAAAACAATGTTCTTTATCCAGAAATCCTATATCCCAAG AATTGAAGCTGTGACCAGCTCTGGCCAGATGGGCTGTTTGTCACGTTTGAAGAATTTCGTGCAG AAATGTCTACAGGCAGAGGAAATTCCATTACCAAAGGGCATTCTGACACCTTCCTTTTGGAGAACATAA